The genomic interval ACAAAGAGTTGCACAACTAACACATACCAGTCCACTGTCTGCTTGCTGGAACCTGAACGCCTCTAATTGAAACCGCAGCTTATCACCTTGAGTCCGAGGCATAAAGTGAGATGTGGAGCCTGTGAGCTTGGCATCAACCAGGCACCTGTAAACCAAACCCAGTTAGAAGACCTGCAACCTTACTGGAAGCCAGTATACGCGAGGTAGCGCCTCTTACCCATTATTCTCAATAAAGGAGTATCTGGGGACAGAAGCAACATCAGGGACAGCAGTAGCCACGCAGCTGTCCACAAACACACGGACGGGAACATGGCTGTACAAACGCACTGATGCTTCAAGATTTATCACGTCACCCAGGAAGTACTGGTTAGAAGGTCGCTCAAACAGCCAGTCATCTGCAAAGAAAGGGTCTTAGCACAGGTTCACAAGCATGTTACAAATGTGTTTGGGATACACCAACCAGTCATGAGCCTGAGGGAGAAGACAAAGATGTCCTCCGCAACCTTAGTTGAGGCATATGGGATCCAAGTGGGCAATAAGGCGTCGCTGCTCACATTATGTGCTCTGTAGGAGTTAAACAAGCAGTCATTTAGTGTCCATAAATGTGGGATCAGCAGATCCAGCGGGTCTCAAATCATTTAATCCTCACCTTGGATAATGACACTCGATACCAACCACTGCACTACGGCCCCTGACAATAGGAACACCATTAACTGCTTGTGGGGTGTAGATAATGTTGAACGAATAGACAAGCTCATCCCCAGTCACCTAAAAAGAAAGGTTAATGGAATCAATCACGGATATTTTCTGTGAGTAacaccaaaataaaatattaccaTTGATGTGCTGCTACATCCATGCAGTTCAGACTCAAAGATGAGCACTTGAGCAGAAGGATCCTCTCCAGTTGCAGTGCAGCCTCCCAGTGTAAAAGCAGAGGACGACAGTGGGTGTCCAGTCCCAAAGAAGTCCTTCATCACTTCCACATATACTGAATTCTCTCCACACTGAGCAGCTACACTGTTGGCAGGGACAGGACGCGGCAACTCAAAAGGAACGGCGGGTGGCTGCGGTTCCTCTGGTAGACTTGGAAAGCTCCACGTCAGTTTTGCTACTGGACCCTGCAACAGCTCTTTTGACTGAACACCCATGAAATCTTGAGATTGCTTTCCGATGTCAGTCCTGACTGGTGTCTGGAGAGGAAACTGAGCGGGGAATGTTTGTGGCGCAAACACAGGTTTACTGGAAACCACAGACATCCTGGAATCAGCCTGTTGAGAAGCTTGAGCTA from Pseudorasbora parva isolate DD20220531a chromosome 3, ASM2467924v1, whole genome shotgun sequence carries:
- the LOC137072120 gene encoding zona pellucida sperm-binding protein 3-like, encoding MGFWQVGVGLVVILALGFSDAQWRARAAHNRSPSELRPRALAQASQQADSRMSVVSSKPVFAPQTFPAQFPLQTPVRTDIGKQSQDFMGVQSKELLQGPVAKLTWSFPSLPEEPQPPAVPFELPRPVPANSVAAQCGENSVYVEVMKDFFGTGHPLSSSAFTLGGCTATGEDPSAQVLIFESELHGCSSTSMVTGDELVYSFNIIYTPQAVNGVPIVRGRSAVVGIECHYPRAHNVSSDALLPTWIPYASTKVAEDIFVFSLRLMTDDWLFERPSNQYFLGDVINLEASVRLYSHVPVRVFVDSCVATAVPDVASVPRYSFIENNGCLVDAKLTGSTSHFMPRTQGDKLRFQLEAFRFQQADSGLVYITCVLKAAAATPSFEQKACSFSANGWVSADDSDQVCGCCDSTCSVRSGSDRLLTDLRWEKASVGPINVKDYGQKVTGSAV